A single region of the Nocardioides ochotonae genome encodes:
- a CDS encoding DUF721 domain-containing protein: MTREAGGDGPELPAPGTGGLLPEPEAEPERRDDGLDLARSLTRSTASSSPAARRRPRSKFRAPGRVSGSHPDDRDPQLLDTTLSRLVGDRGWELDLRMQGVFGRWEQLVGAEIGQHCQPESFADGKLVVRTDSTAWATQLRLLAPSLVKRLNEELGHGTVSIIEVLGPHLPTWKKGRLSSRDGRGPRDTYG, translated from the coding sequence GTGACTCGTGAGGCCGGGGGCGACGGCCCCGAGCTGCCGGCCCCGGGGACGGGCGGACTGCTGCCGGAGCCCGAGGCGGAGCCGGAACGCCGCGACGACGGGCTCGACCTGGCCCGCTCGCTGACCCGGTCCACCGCGTCGAGCTCGCCGGCCGCGCGGCGTCGTCCGCGCTCGAAGTTCCGCGCCCCCGGGCGGGTGAGCGGCTCGCACCCCGACGACCGCGACCCCCAGCTGCTCGACACCACGCTGAGCCGGCTGGTCGGCGACCGTGGCTGGGAGCTCGACCTGCGCATGCAGGGGGTCTTCGGTCGCTGGGAGCAGCTGGTCGGCGCGGAGATCGGCCAGCACTGCCAGCCGGAGTCGTTCGCCGACGGCAAGCTCGTGGTCCGCACCGACTCCACCGCCTGGGCGACCCAGCTGCGGCTGCTCGCCCCGAGCCTGGTGAAGCGCCTCAACGAGGAGCTGGGGCACGGCACCGTGAGCATCATCGAGGTGCTCGGACCGCACCTGCCGACCTGGAAGAAGGGTCGGCTGTCGTCCCGCGACGGGCGAGGCCCGCGCGACACCTACGGCTGA
- the gyrB gene encoding DNA topoisomerase (ATP-hydrolyzing) subunit B: protein MPGENVVEQGSGSTPETSNSPAAETTEDANPEVTGLRSTAVDTEYDASAIQVLEGLEAVRKRPGMYIGSTGERGLHHLIWEIIDNAVDEALAGHCDRIVLTLREDGAISVEDNGRGIPTDTAPGQDMPAVTMALTMLHAGGKFGGGGYKVSGGLHGVGVSVVNALSSHLIVEVKNRGHLWRQSFTIGEPDGPLEQVRPLEEGEGTGTTVTYWASEEIFETTTYSLETITNRVREMAFLNKGLEIVVRDERAAAEEVVDAVEGDAVADAAEGAESDDGAVIHRAQTGGLEQVFRYDRGLVDYVEHLNKRKDKANPTVISFEAETPASVENHMSLEVAMQWNTSFTESVHTFANTINTHEGGTHEEGFRAALTSLVNVWGEEWGLIKKPEDRVKGDDIREGLTAIISVKLGEPQFEGQTKTKLGNTEAKGFVQRLMNDQFGAWLEQNPAEGKDIVRKAQAAASARIAARKARDLARNRKGILGGGGLPGKLSDCQSTNPAECEVFIVEGDSAGGSARQGRDPRIQAILPIRGKILNVEKARLDRILGNQEVQSIVSAMGTGIQEDFDIDKLRYHKVVLMADADVDGHHINTLLLTLLFRFMKPLIDHGHVYMAQPPLYRLRWNKPHEHEFVYSDAERDALMAAGIAAGKKLPKENPVQRYKGLGEMNAKELWETTMDPDQRLMLQVTLEDAAQADEIFSILMGEDVEQRRSFIQRNAKDVRFLDI, encoded by the coding sequence ATGCCAGGGGAGAACGTCGTCGAGCAGGGGTCCGGATCGACCCCCGAGACCAGCAACTCCCCCGCAGCCGAGACCACCGAGGACGCGAACCCGGAGGTCACGGGCCTGCGCAGCACCGCCGTCGACACCGAGTACGACGCCTCGGCGATCCAGGTGCTCGAGGGCCTCGAGGCGGTGCGCAAGCGCCCGGGCATGTACATCGGCTCCACCGGCGAGCGCGGCCTGCACCACCTGATCTGGGAGATCATCGACAACGCGGTCGACGAGGCGCTCGCCGGCCACTGCGACCGGATCGTGCTGACCCTGCGCGAGGACGGCGCGATCAGCGTCGAGGACAACGGTCGCGGCATCCCGACCGACACCGCGCCCGGCCAGGACATGCCGGCCGTCACGATGGCCCTCACCATGCTGCACGCCGGCGGCAAGTTCGGCGGCGGCGGCTACAAGGTCTCCGGCGGTCTGCACGGCGTGGGCGTCTCGGTCGTCAACGCGCTGTCGAGCCACCTGATCGTCGAGGTCAAGAACCGCGGCCACCTGTGGCGCCAGTCCTTCACCATCGGTGAGCCCGACGGCCCGCTCGAGCAGGTCCGCCCGCTCGAGGAGGGCGAGGGCACCGGCACCACGGTGACCTACTGGGCCTCGGAGGAGATCTTCGAGACCACGACGTACTCGCTGGAGACCATCACCAACCGCGTGCGCGAGATGGCCTTCCTCAACAAGGGCCTCGAGATCGTGGTGCGCGACGAGCGTGCCGCGGCCGAGGAGGTCGTCGACGCGGTCGAGGGCGACGCGGTGGCGGACGCCGCCGAGGGCGCCGAGTCCGACGACGGCGCGGTCATCCACCGCGCCCAGACCGGTGGCCTCGAGCAGGTCTTCCGCTACGACCGCGGCCTGGTCGACTACGTCGAGCACCTCAACAAGCGCAAGGACAAGGCCAACCCGACCGTCATCTCCTTCGAGGCCGAGACGCCCGCGTCGGTCGAGAACCACATGAGCCTCGAAGTGGCGATGCAGTGGAACACCAGCTTCACCGAGTCGGTCCACACCTTCGCCAACACCATCAACACCCACGAGGGCGGCACCCACGAGGAGGGCTTCCGCGCGGCGCTCACCTCCCTGGTCAACGTCTGGGGTGAGGAGTGGGGGCTGATCAAGAAGCCCGAGGACCGGGTCAAGGGCGACGACATCCGCGAGGGCCTGACCGCGATCATCTCGGTCAAGCTCGGCGAGCCGCAGTTCGAGGGCCAGACCAAGACCAAGCTCGGCAACACCGAGGCCAAGGGCTTCGTCCAGCGCCTGATGAACGACCAGTTCGGCGCCTGGCTGGAGCAGAACCCCGCCGAGGGCAAGGACATCGTCCGCAAGGCCCAGGCCGCGGCGTCGGCGCGGATCGCGGCCCGCAAGGCCCGTGACCTGGCGCGCAACCGCAAGGGCATCCTCGGCGGCGGCGGCCTGCCCGGCAAGCTGTCGGACTGCCAGTCGACCAACCCCGCCGAGTGCGAGGTCTTCATCGTCGAGGGTGACTCCGCCGGCGGCTCGGCCCGTCAGGGCCGCGACCCGCGGATCCAGGCGATCCTGCCGATCCGCGGAAAGATCCTCAACGTCGAGAAGGCCCGCCTGGATCGGATCCTGGGCAACCAGGAGGTGCAGTCCATCGTCTCCGCGATGGGCACCGGCATCCAGGAGGACTTCGACATCGACAAGCTGCGCTACCACAAGGTCGTGCTTATGGCCGACGCCGACGTCGACGGCCACCACATCAACACCCTGCTGCTGACGCTGCTGTTCCGCTTCATGAAGCCGCTGATCGACCACGGCCACGTCTACATGGCCCAGCCGCCGCTGTACCGGCTGCGCTGGAACAAGCCGCACGAGCACGAGTTCGTCTACTCCGACGCCGAGCGCGACGCGCTGATGGCCGCCGGCATCGCCGCGGGCAAGAAGCTGCCCAAGGAGAACCCGGTCCAGCGCTACAAGGGTCTGGGTGAGATGAACGCCAAGGAGCTGTGGGAGACCACGATGGACCCCGACCAGCGGCTGATGCTGCAGGTGACGCTCGAGGACGCCGCGCAGGCCGACGAGATCTTCTCGATCCTGATGGGCGAGGACGTCGAGCAGCGCCGCTCGTTCATCCAGCGCAACGCCAAGGACGTCCGCTTCCTCGATATCTAG
- the recF gene encoding DNA replication/repair protein RecF (All proteins in this family for which functions are known are DNA-binding proteins that assist the filamentation of RecA onto DNA for the initiation of recombination or recombinational repair.) encodes MYVSHLTLHDFRSYATAEVPLEPGVTAFVGRNGQGKTNLVEAIDYLSRLSSHRVASDAPLVRAGADRAVVRAAVVRDGRTAVLEVELIPGKANRAKVNRSALPRSRDLIGLVRTVVFSPEDLVLVKGDPSDRRRFLDDLLVLRAPRLAGVRADYDRVLRQRNSLLKTAGAARRGSSSQEAALSTLSVWDSHLAHIGAELLAHRLRVVEDLAPYVGKAYETVARGARRDDADITYKPSLDLGGAREPADLEAALLAEVERRRGDELDRGVSLVGPHRDELLLSIGHGPDESRLPVKGYASHGESWSFALALRLASYDLLRSEGDDPILILDDVFAELDTERREQLAGLVAGAEQVLVTAAVPEDVPPALAGVRYAVAGGEVRRDS; translated from the coding sequence TTGTACGTCTCGCACCTCACCCTGCACGACTTCCGGTCCTACGCGACCGCCGAGGTCCCGCTCGAGCCGGGCGTCACCGCGTTCGTCGGGCGCAACGGGCAGGGCAAGACCAACCTCGTCGAGGCGATCGACTACCTCTCGCGGCTCAGCTCGCACCGCGTCGCCTCCGACGCGCCGTTGGTGCGTGCCGGCGCCGACCGCGCGGTGGTGCGGGCGGCGGTGGTCCGCGACGGTCGTACGGCGGTGCTCGAGGTCGAGCTGATCCCGGGCAAGGCCAACCGGGCGAAGGTCAACCGCTCCGCGCTGCCGCGCTCGCGCGACCTGATCGGTCTGGTGCGCACGGTGGTCTTCTCCCCCGAGGACCTGGTGCTGGTCAAGGGCGACCCCTCGGACCGGCGACGCTTCCTCGACGACCTGCTGGTGCTGCGCGCCCCGCGCCTGGCCGGCGTGCGCGCCGACTACGACCGGGTGCTGCGCCAGCGCAACTCGCTGCTCAAGACCGCCGGCGCGGCCCGGCGCGGCAGCTCCTCGCAGGAGGCGGCGCTCTCGACGCTGTCGGTGTGGGACTCCCACCTCGCCCACATCGGCGCCGAGCTCCTCGCCCACCGGCTGCGGGTCGTGGAGGACCTCGCGCCGTACGTCGGCAAGGCCTACGAGACCGTCGCCCGCGGCGCGCGCCGCGACGACGCCGACATCACCTACAAGCCGAGCCTCGACCTGGGCGGCGCCCGGGAGCCGGCCGACCTGGAGGCCGCGCTGCTCGCCGAGGTGGAGCGGCGCCGCGGCGATGAGCTCGACCGCGGGGTCTCGCTGGTGGGACCGCACCGCGACGAGCTGCTGCTCAGCATCGGCCACGGTCCCGACGAGAGCCGGCTGCCGGTGAAGGGCTACGCCTCGCACGGGGAGTCCTGGTCCTTCGCGCTCGCGCTGCGCCTGGCCTCCTACGACCTGCTGCGCTCCGAGGGCGACGACCCGATCCTGATCCTCGACGACGTCTTCGCCGAGCTCGACACCGAGCGCCGCGAGCAGCTCGCCGGCCTGGTCGCCGGCGCCGAGCAGGTGCTGGTCACCGCGGCGGTCCCCGAGGACGTGCCGCCCGCGCTCGCCGGGGTGCGGTACGCCGTGGCCGGCGGCGAGGTGCGTCGTGACTCGTGA